The DNA segment ATACCCCGTGTCCATAGCAGCGCTTCACCGACTATTCCCTGTTGTGTTGAATGCAATGGAGTGAAAGGTCGCTCCTCAATGCCTGATTTTCTCAACAGCGAATACTTGAAGACGAAACGAAAAAAGAAGCACAAGCACAAATGGCCGATGGCGGAACTGTGGTTTGTGGCAGGACTGGCTTCGCTGAAAACTTCCCAATCCCTGCTCGCATCGTCTGCGAAGGATCCTAAAACTAGCCTCGCTGATATTTGATGAAGGGCGTCAGTTTCGCGATGCGATCATAAAGCTTGCGGGCGGTTTCGTTGAAGTCCTGTGTCATCCAGTAGACAGCAGCCGCTCCATCTTCGTCCGCCTTGGCGTAGACGGTTTCGATCAGCGCGCGGCCCACGCCCTTGCCGCGGGCTTCCGGGTCCGCATAGAGGTCCTGCAGATAGCAGTTGTTGGCCACGGCCCAGCAGGTGCGGTGATAGATGTAGTGGGTGAGACCAACCGGCTTGCCATCCAACTCCGCGATCAGGCAGTTCGGCTCGAACTCGCCATCGGAGAACAGGCGCTCGAAGGTGCTTGCATAGACTTCCTCGGGCACGCTCGTCTTGTAGAATTCCAGATATTTCGTCCACATGCGGCGCCACTCGGCCTCGTCACCGCGGGTGATCGGGCGGATGGTGATGTTGGTCATGTCGTTCCCCCAGTTTTTGAAACGAAGGATCGTGGCAGCATCAATGGACCAGCTGAATGGGCCAGCGGCGGATATCCTTTGCTTCTATCCCTGCCGGCGCGCCATGAAGGCGAGGCGTTCGAAGAGGTGGACGTCCTGCTCGTTCTTCAGGAGCGCGCCATGCAGCTTTGGCAGCGCGTTCTTCGCGTCTCCGCGCAGATCCTCGGGGGCAACATCATCGGCCACCAGCAGGCGGATCCAGTCGAGCGCTTCGGAGGTGGACGGCTTCTTCTTGAGGCCCGGCACTTCGCGGATCTCGTAGAACTGCTTCAGCGCTTCGGAAACGAGGCGCTGCTTGATCCCGGGATAATGCACTTCGACGATGCGTGCGAGGGTATCGGGCTGGGGGAAGCGGATATAGTGAAAGAAGCAGCGGCGCAGAAAGGCGTCGGGCAGTTCCTTCTCGTTGTTGGAGGTGATGATGACGATGGGGCGCTGTCTTGCCTTCACCGTCTCGCCGGTCTCGTAGACATGGAACTCCATCTTGTCGAGTTCCTGCAGCAGGTCGTTGGGAAACTCGATATCCGCCTTGTCGATCTCATCGATCAGAAGAACCGTCTTCTTCTCGGCGGCAAAAGCCTCCCACAGCTTGCCGCGGCGGATATAGTTGTTGATGTCGTTGAAGCGGTCGTCGCCGAGCTGGCTGTCGCGCAGGCGCGAGACGGCATCATATTCATAGAGACCCTGCTGCGCGCGGGTGGTCGACTTCACATGCCACTGGATGAGGTCGAGACCGAGCGCTTCGGCAACCTGAATGGCCAGTTCCGTCTTGCCGGTGCCGGGCTCGCCCTTGACGAGAAGCGGGCGTTCCAGAGCGATGGCCGCATTGACCGCGACCATGAGGTCCTTGTCAGCGATGTAGGAACCGGTGCCTTCGAACCGCATCAGAGAAATCTCCTGAAGGATTGTTACTTGCCGCGGAAACTATTGACCGGAAATCTTCGTGGCAAGGCTTGAGGGCACTGGCGGAAGGGGTGTGCGCAGACTATATCTGGCATTGCGATCTGCGCTTCCCGACAGGATATCATTTCCCCGGGGCCTTAATGATCCTGAAGGGAGCTGTCCCTGACCTTGCCCGTGGGCTTGGTTACACGGCGCCCACCTACTTTGTAGGTTCCCGGGATCGACAATCCATCGGTCGCCGTGGATCGCATCCTTCTCTTCCTCGCTTCCATCCTGTGCGCCTGCTGGTCTAGGGTCGTTCCATGACGACACTCACCAAGCCTGACCTGAAAAAGAAGCTGCGGCTGGATGCTCTGGCGCGCCGCGATGCCCTGGCTGTCGACTATCGCCTTGATGCAGCCATGTCGCTCGTGGAGTGGGCAGCCGAGATATGCTCAACGCCACCGGACGTAGCCGCCGGGTTCTGGCCCATCCGCTCCGAAATGGACGTGCGACCGCTGATGCATGCGCTGGGAGCCCAAGGCGCGCGTCTGGCATTGCCGGCCATCCTGGACAGCCAGACCATCGTCTTTCGAGAACTCATCCGAGGTGCAAAGCTCGTTGAAATGGGTTTCGGCACCAAGGGGCCGGATGTAGAGGCGCAGGTGCTGATGCCGGACCTCATACTGGTACCGCTTGCCGCCTTCGATGCGCGGGGTCACCGGATTGGCTATGGTGGTGGCTTCTACGACCGGGCGCTGGCACGCATGGCTGCACAAGGTCACATGCCGAAGCTTGTGGGTATTGCCTTTGACTGCCAAGAGGTGGACGAAGTGCCCGACGAGCCACATGATGTCGTCCTTCCCGAAATACTCACGGAAAGCGGCTTGCGCCGCTTCGCGCCTGACCTGTAGAAGCCTTCCATGCGATTTCTGTTTCTTGGCGATATGGTCGGCCGTGCCGGCCGCAATGCGGTGTTCGAGCGGCTGCCAGGCCTGATCTCGGACTTCAATCTCGATTTCGTTGTGGTGAATGGAGAAAACGCTGCTGGCGGTTTCGGCATCACCGAGGAAATCTTCAACAACACGCTCAATGCCGGCGCTGACGTGGTGACGACGGGCAATCATGTCTGGGACCAGCGCGAGGCCCTGACCTTCGCACCGCGGGAGGAACGGTTTCTGCGGCCCGCCAATTTCCCAAAGGGGACGCCGGGCCATGGCTCGGGCGTCTTCATGGCGAAGAATGGTGCACGCGTGCTGGTTGCCAACATCATGGGCCGCGTCTTCATGCATCCCGAACTGGACGATCCGTTCTCAAGCGCGGAAGAAATCCTGTCAGCCTGTCCGCTGGGGGATCAGGTGGATGCGGCAATCATTGATTTTCATGCCGAGGCGACCTCGGAGAAAATGTGCATGGGGCATTTTCTTGATGGCCGGGCCAGCGTGGTCGTTGGCACCCATACGCATCAACCGACCGCCGATCACCAGATCCTGAACAACGGCACCGCCTATCTGACAGATGCCGGCATGTGCGGCGATTATGACTCGTCGCTGGGCATGGAAAAGGAAGAGCCGCTGCACCGTTTTCTGTTCAAGGTGCCGAAGGGGCGGTTCGAGGCTGCGACCGGGCCAGCGACTGTCTGCGGTCTGGCAGTGGAGATTTCCGACCGGACGGGCCTTGCCGAAAAGGTGGCGCCGCTGCGTCTCGGCGCGCGTCTGGAGGAAACAATACCCGCCTTCTGGCGTTGACCGCCAGCATCTGCCACCACATAACTGACGCCATAGTTGAGCGGATTTTCGAGAGGGACTACTGATCATGGAATGGCTTGCCGGGCATTTTGAGTTCGTTTCCAATCCAGAGGCCTGGGTGGCGCTCTTTACGCTCGTCGTGCTCGAGATCGTGCTCGGCATCGACAACCTGATCTTCATCTCCATCCTGACGAACAAGCTGCCCAAGGAGCAGCAGAAGAATGCCCGCCGCCTCGGCATCGGTGCGGCACTGATCCTGCGCCTTGCGCTTCTAGGTACGATTTCGATCATCGTTCAGCTGACTGACCCGGTTTTCGAAGCCTTCGGTCACGGCTTCTCATGGCGTGACCTGATCCTGATCGCCGGCGGTCTCTTCCTTGTCTGGAAGGCGACAAAGGAAATCCACCACTCGGTGGACCCTGTCGATCAGAAGGACACGATGATGGGCAAGGTGAACATGACACTGGGTGCGGCGATCTTCCAGATCCTGCTGCTCGATCTCGTCTTCTCCATCGATTCCATCATCACCGCCGTCGGTATGACCGATGAAATCGCGATCATGTTCATCGCCGTTATTTCCGCCGTGACCGTGATGCTGCTGGCCGCTGAGCCGCTGTCGCGCTTCATCGACAAGAACCCGACCGTCGTGATGCTGGCGCTGGGCTTCCTGC comes from the Nitratireductor basaltis genome and includes:
- a CDS encoding GNAT family N-acetyltransferase, translating into MTNITIRPITRGDEAEWRRMWTKYLEFYKTSVPEEVYASTFERLFSDGEFEPNCLIAELDGKPVGLTHYIYHRTCWAVANNCYLQDLYADPEARGKGVGRALIETVYAKADEDGAAAVYWMTQDFNETARKLYDRIAKLTPFIKYQRG
- a CDS encoding AAA family ATPase, which translates into the protein MRFEGTGSYIADKDLMVAVNAAIALERPLLVKGEPGTGKTELAIQVAEALGLDLIQWHVKSTTRAQQGLYEYDAVSRLRDSQLGDDRFNDINNYIRRGKLWEAFAAEKKTVLLIDEIDKADIEFPNDLLQELDKMEFHVYETGETVKARQRPIVIITSNNEKELPDAFLRRCFFHYIRFPQPDTLARIVEVHYPGIKQRLVSEALKQFYEIREVPGLKKKPSTSEALDWIRLLVADDVAPEDLRGDAKNALPKLHGALLKNEQDVHLFERLAFMARRQG
- a CDS encoding 5-formyltetrahydrofolate cyclo-ligase, which gives rise to MTTLTKPDLKKKLRLDALARRDALAVDYRLDAAMSLVEWAAEICSTPPDVAAGFWPIRSEMDVRPLMHALGAQGARLALPAILDSQTIVFRELIRGAKLVEMGFGTKGPDVEAQVLMPDLILVPLAAFDARGHRIGYGGGFYDRALARMAAQGHMPKLVGIAFDCQEVDEVPDEPHDVVLPEILTESGLRRFAPDL
- a CDS encoding TIGR00282 family metallophosphoesterase, coding for MRFLFLGDMVGRAGRNAVFERLPGLISDFNLDFVVVNGENAAGGFGITEEIFNNTLNAGADVVTTGNHVWDQREALTFAPREERFLRPANFPKGTPGHGSGVFMAKNGARVLVANIMGRVFMHPELDDPFSSAEEILSACPLGDQVDAAIIDFHAEATSEKMCMGHFLDGRASVVVGTHTHQPTADHQILNNGTAYLTDAGMCGDYDSSLGMEKEEPLHRFLFKVPKGRFEAATGPATVCGLAVEISDRTGLAEKVAPLRLGARLEETIPAFWR
- a CDS encoding TerC family protein, translating into MEWLAGHFEFVSNPEAWVALFTLVVLEIVLGIDNLIFISILTNKLPKEQQKNARRLGIGAALILRLALLGTISIIVQLTDPVFEAFGHGFSWRDLILIAGGLFLVWKATKEIHHSVDPVDQKDTMMGKVNMTLGAAIFQILLLDLVFSIDSIITAVGMTDEIAIMFIAVISAVTVMLLAAEPLSRFIDKNPTVVMLALGFLLMIGMTLIADGFGFHVPKGYIYAAMGFSALVEGLNMLARRKRERDAKSQSTLH